One Clarias gariepinus isolate MV-2021 ecotype Netherlands chromosome 18, CGAR_prim_01v2, whole genome shotgun sequence genomic window carries:
- the LOC128506867 gene encoding adhesion G protein-coupled receptor E3-like: MNSLSLWFALILLTVITNISTSQYTSCSSYKNISDPWRNVGFCKKSLNKSDANLVEGWYRFIGAGGDQVVSSCAFTNTSGNVTIYNLFTCNSNINYTYYTPCSGGFTVYYLQPIKRTYATRHSQCSNSSCGIGAQCGTVYGSCVCEPGLDVPDNFTSNNTCSVLTVEPSCQRTDCAIKFLNEIDDLLNKTEGPLPQTTVETYLKSVMNITTTIVVQNSTNDSKLIEYGNKVLDVTEKLLAAVVTPTPTQNQTTISLSSMEAEIFTVGDGTTLSEIPRLNASNASLNIDLIGISKKNNGSASVVFVSYNDMGSILKPSFFNPNTNAVKTMMSNVVSVTLPKVTNTQLTKPVNLTFKYINASTFNPKGNFFCVYWNATEWVKDGCKISEKNSRYTICSCVHLSTFALIMMPNPDADESEDDATDLFNTVAVSVGLVFLTLTVLTLAVCQRGPKITNAALLNLCISLFFAHLTLLLTQKFLQSIKEHTQVCFMLAGVIHFLFLSAFVWMFIEAVLLYIFVKNLSRISSRESQMLSWKYMIVIGYIIPLAIVGITSGLNPKGYYSEKCWLKKEFVWSFLGPVVCIIGINLLLSCVIFINLKWALARLDKSVSQLKHTQTLVFKTLLQFVILGCPWVLGFFAEGNFILKNVFLFLNSQQGTFIFIVHCVLNQEVRRQYKQWWFALRHNSKYKTMEEDVVVKTSHLHLN, from the exons atgaactCCCTTAGCCTGT GGTTTGCTTTAATTCTTCTGACTGTAATCACAAACATCAGCACTTCTCAATATA CTTCTTGTTCCAGTTATAAAAACATTTCCGATCCGTGGCGGAATGTTGGCTTTTGCAAGAAATCTTTGAATAAGAGTGACGCTAACCTTGTGGAGGGATGGTATCGCTTCATCGGTGCAGGTGGAGACCAGGTTGTCTCTTCCTGTGCATTTACTAACACCAGTGGAAACGTCACCATTTACAACTTATTTACGTGTAATTCAAACATCAACTACACCTATTATACACCCTGCAGTGGAGGATTCACAGTCTACTACCTCCAGCCCATTAAGAGAACCTATGCTACAC GGCATTCACAATGCAGCAATTCTTCTTGTGGAATAGGCGCTCAGTGTGGTACTGTTTAtggcagctgtgtgtgtgagcctggCTTAGACGTCCCTGACAACTTTACAAGCAATAACACATGCTCAG TTCTCACAGTGGAACCGTCTTGCCAG aGAACAGACTGTGCAATTAAATTTCTGAACGAAATTGACGATCTTCTAAATAAAACAGAGGGCCCACTGCCACAAACA ACTGTGGAGACTTATTTGAAGTCAGTAATGAATATTACAACTACCATTGTTGTGCAAAATTCTACTAACGACAGCAAACTAATCGAGTATGGAAATAAAGTACTGGATGTCACTGAAAAACTGCTGGCTGCAGTAGTGACACCAACTCCCACCCAGAACCAAACAACAATTTCCCTCAGCAGTATGG AGGCTGAAATATTTACAGTTGGGGACGGGACTACCCTGAGTGAAATCCCCCGCCTCAATGCAAGCAACGCCTCCCTGAATATTGATCTCATTGGGATTtccaagaaaaacaatg GATCTGCTTCTGTGGTGTTTGTGAGCTATAATGACATGGGCAGCATCCTGAAGCCTAGTTTCTTTAACCCAAACACCAATGCAGTTAAAACCATGATGTCCAATGTGGTGTCAGTGACACTTCCTaaagtcacaaacacacaactcaCCAAACCTGTCAACCTTACCTTCAAATACATCAATGCaagt ACATTCAACCCTAAAGGGAATTTCTTCTGTGTGTACTGGAATGCAACTGAATGGGTTAAAGATGGGTGTAAAATCAGTGAGAAGAACAGTAGATACACGATATGCTCTTGTGTTCACCTGTCCACCTTCGCTCTCATCATGATGCCCAACCCAGATGCA GATGAGAGTGAGGATGATGCCACAGATCTCTTTAACACAGTGGCGGTCTCTGTGGGGTTAGTGTTCCTCACCTTGACTGTACTGACTCTTGCTGTTTGCCAGCGAGGACCAAAAATCACCAATGCAGCTTTGCTCAATCTGTGTATCAGCTTGTTTTTTGCTCACCTGACATTACTGCTCACACAGAAGTTCTTGCAGAGCATAAAAGAGCATACTCAG GTTTGTTTCATGCTGGCTGGAGTCATAcatttcctctttctttctgcGTTTGTGTGGATGTTCATTGAAGCGGTGTTGCTCTACATCTTTGTCAAGAACCTATCGAGGATCAGCTCAAGGGAGAGTCAGATGCTTAGCTGGAAGTATATGATCGTGATTGGATACATCATCCCCCTGGCAATAGTGGGCATAACATCTGGACTGAATCCTAAAGGCTATTATTCGGAAAA GTGCTGGCTTAAAAAAGAATTTGTCTGGAGCTTTCTGGGTCCTGTGGTGTGCATTATTGGT ATCAACTTGCTTCTCTCTTGTGTGATCTTCATAAATCTAAAATGGGCTTTGGCAAGACTGGATAAAAGCGTTTCACAACTAAAACACACCCA GACCCTTGTGTTTAAAACCCTGCTCCAGTTTGTCATTCTTGGCTGTCCCTGGGTTCTGGGTTTCTTTGCTGAGGGCAACTTCATTTTAAAGAATGTGTTCCTGTTTTTAAATTCGCAGCAGGGAACCTTCATCTTTATCGTTCATTGTGTCCTCAACCAAGAG gTCAGGCGGCAGTACAAGCAGTGGTGGTTTGCCCTTCGCCACAACTCCAAGTATAAGACCATGGAAGAGGACGTCGTTGTTAAAACCTCACATTTGCATTTAAACTAA